GCGGCCGAAGCCGAACAAACTCAGTCGGCTCAACAGGCGGCCGCTCAGGCACAACAAAGCAGTCAGCAGGCTTCGTCGCAATTGCAACAGGGCCAGTTGCAGCAGGCCGGACAGGCCGGCAAGCAAACGGCTCAGGAATTAGACCAACTGGCGGAATTGGCTCAGCAAGCAGGTCAACAGAAAAGCCAACAGGATTCACCCATCCCCAGCGAAGTCGGGGAGAGTGTGGCCGATGCATTGCAGGATCTGCAGCAGGCGGCTTCGGCCATGAAACAGAATTCGAATCAGAAACAGGCAGCCGGCGAAAAGAGTCAGTCTGCAGAACAGGGAGCCAACGCGCAGCAGGGACAACAGCCCGGCGAAGGTGATCCGTCTGCGTCGACCGATGGGCAACCCGGCGAACAAGGTCAGCCTGGTCAGAACGGCCAGCCAGGCGATCAATCGCAGTCGGGCCAGCCCGGTCAGCCGCAACCGGGTGACCCAAAAACAGGCAACGATGGTCAGCCGGGCCAACCTTCCGGCAGCCAGCAACTATCGGAAGCCGCCAAGGCGCTGGCTCAGGCCGCGAAAGATTCGTTGCCGCAGCAGTTCACGCCCGGCCAGACTTCTGACGGAAGCGATTCGTCAGCCGGTCGAGCGGCCATGGGGAACGCGGCGATGTGGGACGGCCGCACGCCGGATTCCAGCAACGCTCCTGCCGATTCGCGTGACTGGGGCAAGCTGAACGGCGAACTGGATACCGCCACATCCGATCGGCGAGGTATCAGTCGCGACAGCGAATACGAATCCCTGATACGGATGTATTTCCGTGAAGTCGCGAAGGCAACGTCGGAACAGTCCGACAAATAGTTGCGGCACTCAGCCGCGGCCTTGAAGACCTTCTCGCGTGCGCGAAGCAGGCATTCTTGTGGCCTGCGACGTTGTAGAGGGTCCCGCATCTGATTCGGCAGCCGTCGCGCTTTCCCGAATATCTGTTACAGCTTTACTGTCCGTCATGACTGCCTGCGACACCCTGCAAATTGCTGCACAACCGATACCAGCGTGATGACACACAAATCACCAACAACCGCGACGACGATACTTAAACAGCCGGTGACTTCCGCAGCGATGATCATCAGCTTTTGACGCTCAGTCCGCCTGGAACAGGCTCGAACGTCAATCGCAGTTTGGCAGGATGCCCACACTCGCAGGTTCTTCAGGGATGAAAATGAGCAACCAATTCACAGCCGCATTTCGTGCGCAGTCAAAGCAACGAGCCTGCGTTTCCGCAATCCTTGTGGGTTCTATGCTGATATTGCCGGGTTGCAAGATTCCGGCTTTGCGTCGAGCTTTGCCAGCGCAAGCACTGCCACAGCACTACAGTCTCAACAACGGCGCGGTCCTCTGGAGTCACGAGACCGGAAGCCACATTGACGACCTCGACAATGGCCGTCCCGCCGACGCAACAGATTCAAATCGAACAACCGCACCAGAAAATGAAACAGGTGCTGAAGGCGACGCCGCCGAATCAGGTGATAAGACGGCTCGACTGAAAAGCTTTTTCAGCCCCATCAAACTGGCCAGCCTGGTGAAGTCGGACAGCAACGACACCGACAATCCTCATGAAAAAGCCACAGCCCCCGGTGCTGTCGCAAGCGTCGGCAAGGATGACAACCCAACGTCGACAGCGGTCGCTGCGGCATCCACCGACGACACGGCCGATACGCCGATTCCTATCCTGCCGCCGATTGAGATGGAAGCAGGCGTCACCAGCGTGGAAAGTTCGGCCCAACTTCCGCTCAATCAATTCTTCGACGACCCCTTTCTGATCGGCTTGATCAATCAGGCATTGGCGGGCAATCAGGAACTAAAAATTCTGGCCGAAGAGATCAATATCTCGAACAACGAAGTCTTTGCTCGCAGCGGAGAATACCGTCCCTTCGTCACGCTTGGCGCGGGTGCGGGGATCGAAAAGTCCAGCCGCTTCTCGCGCGATGGAGCCGTCGAAGATCTGTTGCAGGCCGCTCCCGGTCGCGGCTTTCCAGAACCGCTGCCCGACTTTCTGGTTGGTGCAAACGTGTCATGGGAACTGGACATCTGGAACAAATTGCGGAACGCTCAAAGTGCGGCCTGCATGCGTTATCTCGGTAGCCGGGAAGGACGTAACTACATCGTGACCCGCATGGTCGCTGAAGTCGCCGAAAGCTACTACGAACTTCTGGCGTTTGATAACCGACTGATGACTCTGGAAAAAACGATCGAGATCCAGGAGCACAGTCTTGAAATCGCCAAAGCCAAAAAGGCGGCCGGCCGCGGTACCGAACTGGCCGTTCAGCGATTTCAGGCTGAGGTCCGCAAGAACCAAAGTGACCGGCTGATTATTCAGCAGGAAATCGTCGAAGCCGAAAACCGAATCAACTTCCTGCTCGGTCGCTACCCGCAGCCGGTCGAACGAGCGTCTGTGGAATACATCGATCTGAACCTGAACGCATTAAGTGCAGGTCTGCCATCGCAACTGCTTCAGAACCGAGCCGACATTCGCCAGGCCGAACGAAACGTGGCAGCGGCTGGACTGGACGTTCAGGTTGCTCGAGCGCGTTTCTATCCTTCGCTGGGCCTACGTGCCGGAGTCGGCCTGAACGCTTTCAACATGAAGTATCTGCTTTCGACACCGGAATCGCTGATCTACAACGCCACACTCGATCTGGTTGGCCCGCTCATCAATAAGCGAGCCATCAAGGCGGACTATTGCAGCGCCAATGCAGCTCAGTTGCAGGCGATCTACGACTACCAGCAAACCGTCCTGACGGCTCATATCGAAGTCGTCAACCACATGACCAAGGTGGAAAACTACCGCCAAAGCATCGAGATAAAAAAACAGCAACTGGCCGCGCTTGAAGCATCCGTGGATACCGCCAGCAAACTGTTCCAGAATGCTCGGGCAGAATACGTAGAAGTCCTTCTGGCTCAGCGAGAAATGATGGAAGCTCGAATGCTGCTGATCGAAACCAAGCAGCAGCAACTTGCAGCCGTCGTCAACGCCTATCAGGCTCTTGGCGGTGGAGGTTTCTAAATCACGCGGCCAGCATCGTGACCGGTCTGGCAACCCAACGTTGTATCACCATCGTGCGTAAAGGAAGTCGGCGGACTGCAGGAATGTGCATTCACCTGCAGGTTCTTGCAGCGAAAGTGGAGCACCGCACTATAAAGCTGCCGCCGACATCGATGCGGCAGTTGGCATCTTATGACCATGCGACCGAACGGCATCCACAATCAAATCCGCTGCTTCTTCCAGACTCAGCTTTTCCACATTAATGACCAGGTCGTACATGTGCGAATCATCAACCGCGTGGTGGAAATGTTCTTTGATGTACGCTGCCTGTTCGCGGTCGGCGGCCGCGATGGCTGCTTGAGCCGCCTTGTGGTCGATGCCACGTTCCTTCGCAATGCGCCGTGCTCGAAATTCGGCGGGAGCCACAACGCGGACGCTCAAGCCGTGTTCCGGAGGCAGAATAAAGCGTGCTCCCCGACCGACCACAATCACGTTGCCGTGCTGAGCGGCCAGCATCAGGAGATGGTGCAGCCGATGGACGTATCGTGCTGACGTCCACTGTTTTCCTCCCATCCAGCCGGTCAGCATTTCTTCGATCCAGCCGATATGCCGCTCGTCCGCGATTTCCACCAGGTTACGCGGCGTTCCGTACCGCTCCGCAAGGTAGTCAACAATTTCCCCATCCAGCACGTCCCAACCGAGTCTGTCGCCTGCCATCCGAGCAATCTGGCCGCCTCCGGAACCAATTTCGCGGGCGACAGTGACATACGGGCCAATCGTTTCGTGACCGGTCGGATCTGCAACTCGGTCTTGAACGTGTTTCGCGTGGATCCACTTTCGGATGTTTCGTTCAGCCAGCTCGTCTGCAACAGAATGATGTGCCGTCATGCTTTTGCTCCAGTCAATGTCAGAGATTCCAGTCACATACAGATGACCGAATAACTCCCTGACCAATTGCAACCGGTGTG
This DNA window, taken from Fuerstiella marisgermanici, encodes the following:
- a CDS encoding TolC family protein, whose protein sequence is MSNQFTAAFRAQSKQRACVSAILVGSMLILPGCKIPALRRALPAQALPQHYSLNNGAVLWSHETGSHIDDLDNGRPADATDSNRTTAPENETGAEGDAAESGDKTARLKSFFSPIKLASLVKSDSNDTDNPHEKATAPGAVASVGKDDNPTSTAVAAASTDDTADTPIPILPPIEMEAGVTSVESSAQLPLNQFFDDPFLIGLINQALAGNQELKILAEEINISNNEVFARSGEYRPFVTLGAGAGIEKSSRFSRDGAVEDLLQAAPGRGFPEPLPDFLVGANVSWELDIWNKLRNAQSAACMRYLGSREGRNYIVTRMVAEVAESYYELLAFDNRLMTLEKTIEIQEHSLEIAKAKKAAGRGTELAVQRFQAEVRKNQSDRLIIQQEIVEAENRINFLLGRYPQPVERASVEYIDLNLNALSAGLPSQLLQNRADIRQAERNVAAAGLDVQVARARFYPSLGLRAGVGLNAFNMKYLLSTPESLIYNATLDLVGPLINKRAIKADYCSANAAQLQAIYDYQQTVLTAHIEVVNHMTKVENYRQSIEIKKQQLAALEASVDTASKLFQNARAEYVEVLLAQREMMEARMLLIETKQQQLAAVVNAYQALGGGGF
- a CDS encoding AAA family ATPase, producing MTAHHSVADELAERNIRKWIHAKHVQDRVADPTGHETIGPYVTVAREIGSGGGQIARMAGDRLGWDVLDGEIVDYLAERYGTPRNLVEIADERHIGWIEEMLTGWMGGKQWTSARYVHRLHHLLMLAAQHGNVIVVGRGARFILPPEHGLSVRVVAPAEFRARRIAKERGIDHKAAQAAIAAADREQAAYIKEHFHHAVDDSHMYDLVINVEKLSLEEAADLIVDAVRSHGHKMPTAASMSAAAL